One Denticeps clupeoides chromosome 10, fDenClu1.1, whole genome shotgun sequence genomic window carries:
- the apobec2b gene encoding C->U-editing enzyme APOBEC-2b: MADRKESKSKAAIRKKVEAKDVKEKEKKEEKGKKKLEKVPDKPKPEEPKPAGKEETVEEGAQANAEDGELELEPIELPPFEIIVGERMDPFFFKFQFKNVEYSSGRNKTFLCFLVDTQGGATPIDVLRGYLEDEHSGGHAEEAFFQQVLPLYENSLQYAVTWYTSSSPCAACAAKIVEVLSARKTLRLAIFCSRLFQWEEPEIQAGLKALAGAGCKLRMMRPLDFNYIWDTFVENEEQSITLWEDCQENYEYYEEKLSSILH; the protein is encoded by the exons ATGGCTGACAGAAAGGAAAGCAAGAGCAAAGCTGCAATCAGGAAAAAGGTGGAAGCTAAGGATGtaaaggagaaagagaaaaaggaggagaaaggcaaaaaaaaactagagAAGGTTCCTGACAAGCCCAAGCCAGAGGAGCCCAAGCCTGCTGGGAAAGAGGAAACAGTGGAAGAGGGTGCGCAGGCAAACGCAGAGGATGGGGAGCTTGAACTGGAACCTATTGAGCTTCCTCCATTTGAGATCATTGTTGG AGAGCGGATGGACCCCTTCTTTTTTAAGTTCCAGTTTAAGAATGTTGAATACTCATCTGGCCGGAATAAGACCTTCCTGTGCTTCCTAGTGGACACGCAAGGCGGCGCTACGCCTATTGACGTCTTGCGAGGTTATCTGGAGGACGAGCACTCAGGTGGCCACGCAGAAGAGGCCTTCTTCCAACAAGTGCTGCCGCTGTACGAAAACTCTCTGCAGTATGCCGTGACCTGGTACACATCGTCAAGCCCCTGTGCTGCATGTGCTGCCAAGATAGTGGAGGTGCTGAGCGCCCGCAAGACGCTCCGCCTCGCCATCTTCTGTTCACGCCTCTTCCAGTGGGAGGAGCCAGAGATCCAGGCAGGTCTGAAAGCACTGGCAGGGGCTGGGTGCAAGCTGCGCATGATGAGGCCTTTGGACTTCAACTACATCTGGGACACGTTTGTTGAGAACGAGGAGCAGAGCATCACGCTGTGGGAAGACTGTCAGGAGAATTATGAGTATTATGAGGAAAAGCTGTCCAGCATCCTCCACTGA
- the LOC114797893 gene encoding zinc finger BED domain-containing protein 4 has protein sequence MASNSRVSILDYFNIVFEGENGKIESNCKACGTRIQAKRTVTSNFVTHLKRKHQAMYDEFVKKKDVKREAYASGTVQTFAGSPGGSSRFSTQSAGAVPKFDRSDPRQTLISEAIAKMIIRDLQAVQIVENEGFRDLLQLLEPRYSPEPCRYIQQQLLPAYAYQVQLSTKQSLTSAESCSVTLDIWKTGAAATAGSSSSGYLGITCHFITTDWQVKSVLLACLSLTGHCVTQRVLSEFDNISHTHGIAGKVFRVVADSAPSRSTSSFRLPGFSLGGEGEDEDEEEEDGSDEVAAGEGKEAARGEEADRSLDQCLGRCRIDCFARSLAACVQEGLRSSPQLSIVLTKAARFYNYVVATVTPEKLGQVFSPGIASSPSTQAKSPPESQWNVQLKTMRRMLESVDFLEDIVDRHDLTLSSFEKTMLRELTDVLEPFEEATDMVQGDKHVSISLALPCVLGLRKHLSETTARQCTGIVAGLAQALDRRLAGILEDPLYVTATTLDPQFKLSWSSDTDWHKQVLLEEVAKHTQAAGPPEPSPDPQPSPSKRSKLFSFIKQRPNTQAKSVDQELATYLHEEPTDEDPLHYWKRKSIDFPLLSQVAKKVFTVPATSTGVERIFGTVGKMLRPERCRLLPKNLETLIYLKANYRILWT, from the exons ATGGCGTCTAATTCGCGCGTGTCCATCCTCGATTACTTCAACATCGTCTTCGAGGGGGAAAATGGCAAGATCGAGTCCAACTGCAAGGCGTGTGGCACAAGGATTCAGGCAAAGCGGACAGTAACATCCAACTTCGTCACCCACCTGAAG CGCAAGCATCAAGCCATGTATGATGAATTTGTAAAGAAGAAGGACGTGAAAAGAGAGGCGTATGCCTCAGGAACTGTGCAGACCTTTGCAGGAAGCCCCGGTGGAAGTTCTCGTTTCTCCACGCAGAGTGCAGGAGCCGTGCCCAAATTCGACCGCAGTGACCCTCGCCAGACCCTCATATCCGAAGCCATTGCCAAGATGATCATCCGTGACCTGCAAGCAGTCCAGATCGTGGAGAACGAGGGCTTCCGGGATCTCCTTCAGCTTCTGGAGCCACGCTATTCACCGGAACCCTGCCGTTacatccagcagcagctcctgccAGCATATGCCTACCAGGTCCAGCTGTCCACTAAACAGTCTCTGACCAGTGCAGAGTCCTGCAGTGTGACTCTGGACATCTGGAAGACAGGGGCCGCAGCCACTGCTGGCAGCAGTAGTAGTGGATATTTGGGAATCACATGTCACTTCATCACCACGGACTGGCAGGTCAAGTCTGTGCTGCTGGCCTGTTTGTCCCTCACTGGCCACTGTGTCACCCAGCGGGTCCTCTCAGAGTTTGACAACATCTCCCACACCCACGGCATTGCTGGGAAGGTGTTCCGTGTGGTGGCCGACTCCGCCCCCAGCAGGAGCACGTCGAGCTTCAGACTGCCTGGATTCAGCCTCGGTGGCGAgggagaggatgaggatgaggaggaagaggacggcAGTGATGAGGTGGCAGCTGGGGAGGGGAAGGAGGCAGCGAGGGGCGAGGAAGCGGACCGCTCCCTGGACCAGTGTCTGGGCCGCTGTCGTATAGACTGCTTCGCTCGCTCCCTAGCAGCATGTGTCCAGGAGGGGCTTCGCTCATCACCCCAGCTTTCCATCGTCCTCACCAAAGCAGCCCGCTTCTACAACTATGTCGTAGCAACGGTCACCCCGGAGAAACTGGGCCAAGTGTTTAGTCCGGGGATCGCCTCGTCCCCCTCCACACAGGCAAAGTCCCCACCTGAGAGCCAGTGGAATGTTCAGCTAAAGACCATGAGGCGCATGCTGGAGTCTGTGGACTTCCTGGAGGACATTGTTGACCGGCATGACCTGACGCTCAGTAGCTTCGAGAAGACCATGCTCAGGGAACTCACGGATGTTCTCGAGCCCTTTGAGGAGGCCACTGACATGGTCCAGGGTGACAAGCATGTGTCCATCAGCCTGGCGCTGCCCTGTGTGCTGGGTCTGCGCAAACACCTGTCGGAAACCACGGCTCGCCAGTGCACAGGCATCGTCGCTGGTCTGGCACAAGCACTCGACCGGCGGCTAGCCGGCATCTTAGAAGACCCCCTGTATGTGACGGCAACCACCCTGGACCCACAGTTCAAGCTGTCCTGGAGCAGCGACACCGACTGGCACAAGCAGGTGTTGCTGGAAGAGGTGGCCAAACACACCCAGGCCGCGGGCCCCCCAGAACCCAGTCCTGATCCCCAGCCGTCCCCGTCCAAACGCAGCAAGCTCTTCTCCTTCATCAAGCAGAGGCCCAACACACAGGCGAAGAGCGTGGACCAGGAGCTGGCCACCTACCTCCACGAAGAGCCCACCGACGAGGACCCGCTGCACTACTGGAAGCGCAAGTCCATCGACTTCCCGCTGCTGTCCCAAGTGGCTAAAAAAGTGTTCACGGTGCCCGCCACCAGCACTGGCGTGGAGCGGATATTCGGCACGGTGGGCAAGATGCTACGGCCGGAGCGCTGCAGGCTGCTACCAAAGAATTTGGAGACTCTTATTTATTTGAAAGCAAACTACAGGATACTTTGGACATAG
- the vma22 gene encoding vacuolar ATPase assembly protein VMA22 encodes MSPEMKDISLRLDAKLLQFMDQLEDLEEKREKINLLIEQGWFSMSKARYSMGHKQVSALQYASEMEPLVRIHTRKLDTGEAEFQTERRELGSDEVENIGAKEEGLRRRMNKSQNAAKENEEMTEEPKSTKTRHTQHQDPLKWFGILVPQNLKQAQTAFKQVIELSAQIAALQSSVLATRGELQVLMKEKQKMTEAAKN; translated from the exons ATGAGTCCTGAAATGAAAGATATTTCACTCCGTTTGGATGCAAAATTGCTTCAGTTCATGGATCAGCTGGAGGATCTAGAAGAGAAAAGGGAGAAGATTAATCTTCTCATCGAGCAG GGATGGTTCTCCATGTCTAAAGCTCGCTACTCAATGGGACACAAGCAAGTCTCAGCTCTTCAGTACGCAAGCGAGATGGAACCGCTGGTTCGAATACATACAAG GAAACTGGACACAGGAGAAGCTGAGTTCCAAACAGAAAGAAGAGAACTTGGGTCAGATGAGGTGGAAAACATAGGAGCGAAAGAGGAAG gtcTGAGGAGAAGAATGAATAAGAGTCAGAATGCTGCAAAAGAAAATGAGGAAATGACAGAGGAGCCAAAAAGTACAAAGACCAGGCACACCCAGCACCAGGATCCTCTAAAGTGGTTCGGAATCCTTGTGCCACAAAACCTTAAGCAAGCGCAAACCGCCTTTAAGCAGG TGATTGAACTATCTGCGCAGATTGCAGCTTTACAGAGTTCAGTCTTGGCTACAAGAGGAGAACTGCAGGTCCTGATGAAAGAGAAACAGAAGATGACTGAAGCGGCTAAAAATTGA
- the ebp gene encoding 3-beta-hydroxysteroid-Delta(8),Delta(7)-isomerase isoform X1 produces MMLEKTSGGEHTSHPFWPRDLIIPNYTPNDRSMAEILLFLFSVSGMLLLGTWALTALRVDGRSLSRGRRLALCWFAVCGFIHGVIEGWFAVFYPIIPSDQGFLSQLWKEYSKGDSRYIIADNFTVCMETVTACLWGPFSVWVVVAFLLNRPYRFVLQLIISLGQLYGAVLYFYTEHRDGYIHSEFGHPVYFWFYFVFMNVLWIVIPLLLIVDSWSQLSVAQAHGDRTESRHVKAKKR; encoded by the exons ATG ATGCTGGAGAAGACCTCTGGAGGGGAACACACGAGCCACCCGTTCTGGCCACGCGACCTGATCATCCCGAATTACACTCCCAATGACCGCTCCATGGCAGAGATCCTCCTGTTCCTGTTCTCGGTGTCTGGAATGCTGCTGCTTGGAACCTGGGCGCTCACGGCGCTGAGGGTGGATGGCAGGAGTCTGAGCCGAGGTCGACGGCTCGCTCTGTGCTGGTTTGCTGTGTGTGGCTTCATACATGGTGTCATAGAGGGGTGGTTTGCAGTTTTCTACCCAATTATCCCCTCTGACCAGGGCTTTTTGTCTCAGCTAT GGAAAGAATACTCTAAAGGCGACAGCAGATATATAAT AGCCGACAACTTTACGGTGTGTATGGAGACTGTGACTGCATGTCTATGGGGTCCCTTCAGCGTATGGGTTGTTGTGGCGTTCTTGTTGAATCGCCCCTACCGCTTTGTCCTGCAGCTTATCATTTCTTTGG GTCAGCTGTATGGAGCTGTGCTCTACTTCTACACTGAACACCGAGACGGGTACATTCACAGCGAATTCGGACATCCCGTCTACTTCTGGTTCTACTTTGTTTTTATGAATGTCCTGTGGATCGTCATCCCGCTGCTGCTTATTGTTGATTCGTGGTCCCAGCTGTCCGTTGCTCAAGCCCACGGAGACCGGACAGAAAGCCGCCATGTTAAAGCAAAGAAGCGCTGA
- the ebp gene encoding 3-beta-hydroxysteroid-Delta(8),Delta(7)-isomerase isoform X2, with the protein MLEKTSGGEHTSHPFWPRDLIIPNYTPNDRSMAEILLFLFSVSGMLLLGTWALTALRVDGRSLSRGRRLALCWFAVCGFIHGVIEGWFAVFYPIIPSDQGFLSQLWKEYSKGDSRYIIADNFTVCMETVTACLWGPFSVWVVVAFLLNRPYRFVLQLIISLGQLYGAVLYFYTEHRDGYIHSEFGHPVYFWFYFVFMNVLWIVIPLLLIVDSWSQLSVAQAHGDRTESRHVKAKKR; encoded by the exons ATGCTGGAGAAGACCTCTGGAGGGGAACACACGAGCCACCCGTTCTGGCCACGCGACCTGATCATCCCGAATTACACTCCCAATGACCGCTCCATGGCAGAGATCCTCCTGTTCCTGTTCTCGGTGTCTGGAATGCTGCTGCTTGGAACCTGGGCGCTCACGGCGCTGAGGGTGGATGGCAGGAGTCTGAGCCGAGGTCGACGGCTCGCTCTGTGCTGGTTTGCTGTGTGTGGCTTCATACATGGTGTCATAGAGGGGTGGTTTGCAGTTTTCTACCCAATTATCCCCTCTGACCAGGGCTTTTTGTCTCAGCTAT GGAAAGAATACTCTAAAGGCGACAGCAGATATATAAT AGCCGACAACTTTACGGTGTGTATGGAGACTGTGACTGCATGTCTATGGGGTCCCTTCAGCGTATGGGTTGTTGTGGCGTTCTTGTTGAATCGCCCCTACCGCTTTGTCCTGCAGCTTATCATTTCTTTGG GTCAGCTGTATGGAGCTGTGCTCTACTTCTACACTGAACACCGAGACGGGTACATTCACAGCGAATTCGGACATCCCGTCTACTTCTGGTTCTACTTTGTTTTTATGAATGTCCTGTGGATCGTCATCCCGCTGCTGCTTATTGTTGATTCGTGGTCCCAGCTGTCCGTTGCTCAAGCCCACGGAGACCGGACAGAAAGCCGCCATGTTAAAGCAAAGAAGCGCTGA
- the LOC114798856 gene encoding protein PFF0380w-like isoform X2 — protein sequence MESSRILFMSLTVCVLLVNFHGGASRLLTKEYPSNQLDTMQTKPETAQTAQTSQTSQTAQTAQTFQTGQNSQTFQTGQTSQTAQTAQNSQTVQTAQNSQTVQTGQNSQTFQTGQTGQNSQTFQTGQTAQTAQTFQTAQTTQTAQTNREQHVTKQTVCSCKPLQNSFDVSCGKLKFSCECPLGIFCNMGTQI from the exons ATGGAGAGTTCTAGAATCTTGTTTATGTCTTTGACTGTCTGTGTCCTGCTGGTCAACTTCCATGGAGGAGCTTCAAGACTATTGACAAAGGAATACCCGTCAAATCAG TTGGACACAATGCAAACCAAGCCAGAGACTGCTCAGACTGCTCAGACTTCTCAGACTTCTCAGACTGCTCAGACTGCTCAGACTTTTCAGACTGGTCAGAATTCTCAGACTTTTCAGACTGGTCAGACTTCTCAGACTGCTCAGACTGCTCAGAATTCTCAGACTGTTCAGACTGCTCAGAATTCTCAGACTGTTCAGACTGGTCAGAATTCTCAGACTTTTCAGACTGGTCAGACTGGTCAGAATTCTCAGACGTTTCAGACTGGTCAGACTGCTCAAACTGCTCAGACTTTTCAGACTGCTCAGACTACTCAGACTGCTCAGACCAATCGTGAGCAACATGTGACCAAACAAACTGTCTGTTCG tgtaaacCTCTTCAGAACTCTTTTGACGTCAGTTGCGGCAAACTGAAGTTCTCGTGTGAATGTCCACTGGGAATTTTCTGCAACATGGGCACGCAGATCTGA
- the LOC114798856 gene encoding protein PFF0380w-like isoform X1 encodes MESSRILFMSLTVCVLLVNFHGGASRLLTKEYPSNQVFIKTMDYLDTMQTKPETAQTAQTSQTSQTAQTAQTFQTGQNSQTFQTGQTSQTAQTAQNSQTVQTAQNSQTVQTGQNSQTFQTGQTGQNSQTFQTGQTAQTAQTFQTAQTTQTAQTNREQHVTKQTVCSCKPLQNSFDVSCGKLKFSCECPLGIFCNMGTQI; translated from the exons ATGGAGAGTTCTAGAATCTTGTTTATGTCTTTGACTGTCTGTGTCCTGCTGGTCAACTTCCATGGAGGAGCTTCAAGACTATTGACAAAGGAATACCCGTCAAATCAGGTTTTCATCAAAACCATGGATTAT TTGGACACAATGCAAACCAAGCCAGAGACTGCTCAGACTGCTCAGACTTCTCAGACTTCTCAGACTGCTCAGACTGCTCAGACTTTTCAGACTGGTCAGAATTCTCAGACTTTTCAGACTGGTCAGACTTCTCAGACTGCTCAGACTGCTCAGAATTCTCAGACTGTTCAGACTGCTCAGAATTCTCAGACTGTTCAGACTGGTCAGAATTCTCAGACTTTTCAGACTGGTCAGACTGGTCAGAATTCTCAGACGTTTCAGACTGGTCAGACTGCTCAAACTGCTCAGACTTTTCAGACTGCTCAGACTACTCAGACTGCTCAGACCAATCGTGAGCAACATGTGACCAAACAAACTGTCTGTTCG tgtaaacCTCTTCAGAACTCTTTTGACGTCAGTTGCGGCAAACTGAAGTTCTCGTGTGAATGTCCACTGGGAATTTTCTGCAACATGGGCACGCAGATCTGA
- the aar2 gene encoding protein AAR2 homolog isoform X1 encodes MAGVDLEPEVARELFEEGAALVLLGVPEGTELGLDYKSWQVGPRFRGVKMIPPGLHFLHYSSTNSKAMGGEIGPKMGLFLALKPRELVLAHWDKKLEDLDFSASENQEEVERVKSGLKELDPFLGPYPYDTLRKWVSLTDRLTHEVASALQPLSGRICAFSDVVPELQLPHTKDRAEQKLPRNDEACRSMKEGLERLPRMKQRDGTELRFSHIPEQTYPPGATPAQITQCSMDLSYALNCLLESHYSQQPLNVLGELQFAFVCFLVGNVYEAFEHWKKLLTLLCRSEDAMRQRHSLYLGLISVLYHQLGEIPPDFFVDIVSQNNFLTSTLQDFFQFASGPGVDSTLRKKADKFKAHLTKKFRWDFEADLEDCAPVVVELPEGVTLD; translated from the exons ATGGCAGGAGTGGATCTGGAGCCAGAGGTGGCTCGCGAGCTGTTTGAGGAAGGAGCTGCCCTGGTACTGCTTGGAGTTCCTGAGGGTACAGAACTGGGTCTTGACTATAAGAGCTGGCAGGTTGGTCCACGCTTTCGTGGGGTGAAAATGATTCCACCCGGTCTGCATTTTCTCCATTATAGCTCCACAAATTCGAAAGCGATGGGTGGGGAAATTGGGCCTAAAATGGGCCTCTTCCTTGCGCTAAAGCCCAGAGAACTTGTTCTGGCCCACTGGGATAAGAAGCTGGAGGATCTGGATTTCTCTGCATCAGAGAACCAGGAGGAGGTGGAGCGGGTTAAATCTGGCCTGAAGGAGCTCGACCCTTTCCTGGGCCCGTACCCCTACGACACCCTGCGGAAGTGGGTCTCCCTGACCGACCGCCTCACCCACGAGGTGGCCAGCGCCCTGCAGCCGCTCAGCGGCCGCATCTGCGCCTTCAGCGACGTGGTGCCCGAGCTGCAGCTGCCCCACACCAAGGACCGCGCCGAGCAGAAGCTGCCGCGCAACGACGAGGCCTGCCGCAGCATGAAGGAGGGGCTGGAGCGGCTGCCGCGGATGAAGCAGAGGGACGGCACGGAGCTGCGCTTCTCCCACATACCCGAGCAGACCTACCCGCCCGGCGCCACGCCCGCCCAGATCACGCAGTGCAGCATGGACCTCAGCTACGCTCTCAACTGCCTGCTGGAGAGCCATTACAGCCAGCAGCCCCTAAACGTTCTAG GGGAGCTTCAGTTCGCCTTTGTGTGCTTCCTTGTGGGGAACGTGTATGAGGCCTTTGAACACTGGAAAAAGCTGCTGACCCTGCTCTGCCGCTCTGAAGACGCCATGCGGCAGCGACACAGCCTCTACCTCGGCCTCATCTCCGTGCTTTACCACCAGCTGGGCGAGATCCCACCGGATTTCTTTGTGGATATCGTGTCCCAGAACAACTTTCTCACTTCCACTTTGCAG GACTTTTTCCAGTTTGCCAGTGGGCCAGGAGTAGACAGCACATTAAGAAAAAAGGCAGACAAGTTCAAAGCTCACCTGACCAAGAAGTTCCGCTGGGATTTCGAGGCCGACCTGGAGGACTGTGCTCCTGTTGTTGTGGAGCTTCCTGAGGGAGTGACACTGGACTGA
- the aar2 gene encoding protein AAR2 homolog isoform X2 produces the protein MGGEIGPKMGLFLALKPRELVLAHWDKKLEDLDFSASENQEEVERVKSGLKELDPFLGPYPYDTLRKWVSLTDRLTHEVASALQPLSGRICAFSDVVPELQLPHTKDRAEQKLPRNDEACRSMKEGLERLPRMKQRDGTELRFSHIPEQTYPPGATPAQITQCSMDLSYALNCLLESHYSQQPLNVLGELQFAFVCFLVGNVYEAFEHWKKLLTLLCRSEDAMRQRHSLYLGLISVLYHQLGEIPPDFFVDIVSQNNFLTSTLQDFFQFASGPGVDSTLRKKADKFKAHLTKKFRWDFEADLEDCAPVVVELPEGVTLD, from the exons ATGGGTGGGGAAATTGGGCCTAAAATGGGCCTCTTCCTTGCGCTAAAGCCCAGAGAACTTGTTCTGGCCCACTGGGATAAGAAGCTGGAGGATCTGGATTTCTCTGCATCAGAGAACCAGGAGGAGGTGGAGCGGGTTAAATCTGGCCTGAAGGAGCTCGACCCTTTCCTGGGCCCGTACCCCTACGACACCCTGCGGAAGTGGGTCTCCCTGACCGACCGCCTCACCCACGAGGTGGCCAGCGCCCTGCAGCCGCTCAGCGGCCGCATCTGCGCCTTCAGCGACGTGGTGCCCGAGCTGCAGCTGCCCCACACCAAGGACCGCGCCGAGCAGAAGCTGCCGCGCAACGACGAGGCCTGCCGCAGCATGAAGGAGGGGCTGGAGCGGCTGCCGCGGATGAAGCAGAGGGACGGCACGGAGCTGCGCTTCTCCCACATACCCGAGCAGACCTACCCGCCCGGCGCCACGCCCGCCCAGATCACGCAGTGCAGCATGGACCTCAGCTACGCTCTCAACTGCCTGCTGGAGAGCCATTACAGCCAGCAGCCCCTAAACGTTCTAG GGGAGCTTCAGTTCGCCTTTGTGTGCTTCCTTGTGGGGAACGTGTATGAGGCCTTTGAACACTGGAAAAAGCTGCTGACCCTGCTCTGCCGCTCTGAAGACGCCATGCGGCAGCGACACAGCCTCTACCTCGGCCTCATCTCCGTGCTTTACCACCAGCTGGGCGAGATCCCACCGGATTTCTTTGTGGATATCGTGTCCCAGAACAACTTTCTCACTTCCACTTTGCAG GACTTTTTCCAGTTTGCCAGTGGGCCAGGAGTAGACAGCACATTAAGAAAAAAGGCAGACAAGTTCAAAGCTCACCTGACCAAGAAGTTCCGCTGGGATTTCGAGGCCGACCTGGAGGACTGTGCTCCTGTTGTTGTGGAGCTTCCTGAGGGAGTGACACTGGACTGA